CGCGCGCCGGGTCGACGGCGATGCTGCGCGGGACCGAGTAGAGGTTTCCGGGCTTGGCGTTCCACTTCTGCCCTTCCCCCTGGTCGGGGGGGAGCGAGACCGTGACGCCGTCGCCACGCCTGAAGGTCTCGTAGCGGTTGAGGAGCGCCTGCACGCGATACGTCCCGCGCGGCAGCGCACCTAACGAGGCGAGCGGAAAGCCGAAGGCGCTGGCATCGATGACGCGCGTGTCACCGGGCTTCCAGTCGGTGACGTCGATGGCGAAGGCCGGCTGCGTGCTGACGCCGTACCCCACCTGGAAGCGCGGCTCGGCGCTCGAGTCGGCGGAGAAGACGACGACGAGGCGCCCGTCCAGCCCGGTCGCACCGCCGGGGATCCCGCCAGGGATGGTGGCGGGAAGGGTGACGGCGATGCGAAGCCGAGTACCGGCCGATTGCGCGTGGGCCGGCGACAGCGCAGCAAGGGCGAGCGCAACGCCGACGGCGACCGTCGCGCGTCGGGAGCGGAGTGACGACATGGGAGATCCTCTGGTGGGCGGGCGGCGGCAACGTGCATCGCCCCCGACGCGCCGTCAAATCACCGTGTCGTTTTGGGGGGGTGAGTTTATGGGGCGCGCGCCGATGATCGCACAGGTGAGCGCGCCGGTGAGCGCGCCGGTGAGCGCGCCGGTGAGCGCGAAGTCCAGCTCAGCTCGCGGGCGGCACGCGCTCGGGGAACCCCTCATCGTTCCAGAACCACCGCGACCCATCGGAGGCCTCGACGCCGATGGCATCGCGCCAGGCGTCGGGGATGGGGTGCGGCATGGCGACGATCGCGTCCGGGGCGATCTCGAAGAGGACGAAATCGAGCTTCCCGCGCGCAGGCCTGCCGATCTCGACGCGTACGCGCCACCCGCCGCTCCACTCGCGATAGAAGCGGATCGACGTGTGTTGATCGGGGAGGCGGCGCTCCAGTTCGCGCTCCACCAGCTCGCGGGCGACGGGGGCGAGTTCCTGAAGATCCTTCAGTGGCAGCGGGGCGTCGGTGGCACTCATGCGAATGCGGCGTCTGTCCAGGGGCGCGTTGGGGGGCGCGGCGTCGAACGGGCCGGCCGCTGCCAAGGTAGCGCGTCCGCGCTCGGAGCGGGACGACTGCACGACAAGCGCCGCGCGGCCTCACGCCTTCCATCGGGCGGTGCGTCCGCGCACCTTCGCAGCGCCGCGCCTGCGTCCGACGTAAGGACGGGGACGCTCTCACTCCTCCCCTCGATCTTCTCGATGCACCTGCTTGCCTTCCGCCCCGGCGCGACGCTGGCCCCGCTCGCCCTGGCGTGCCTCCTGTCCCTCGCCGCCCCGCGCGTCGCTCATGCGCAGGAAATCACCCCCACGGCAGCGAATCGCCCGCTGCGCACCGCGCGTGTCGGCGCCGCGCACACCATTACCAAGGCGCCGGTGATCGACGGTCGCCTGGACGACGCCGAGTGGAAGGACGGTGAGCCGTTCCGCGGCTTCGTGCAGCGCGAGCAGAGCGAGGGGGCGCCGGCCACCGAACGCACCGAGATCCGCTTCCTGACCGATGGCGAGGCGCTGTACATCGGCGCGTGGCTGTACGATCGCGAACCGTCCGGCATCGTCCCGGGTGAGAAGGTGCGCGACGTGACGCTGACCAACAGCGACTACGTGGCCATCATGCTCGACACGTTCCACGACAAGCAGAACGGCTTCCTCTTCGCCACCACCCCCGCGGGGATCGAATACGACGGGCAGATCATTCGCGAAGGCGAAGGGGGCGGGGTGATGCAATCCGGGCAGAACCGGATGCAGGCGGGATCGATGGGAGGGTTCAACCTCAACTGGGATGGCAGCTGGCGGGTGGCGACGTCGAGCGACTCGTTGGGGTGGTACGCCGAGTTCCGCATCCCGTTCTCGACGCTGCGGTACGGGGGCGCCGCGGTGCAGACGTGGGGGCTCAACGTGGCGCGCATGATTCGCCGCAAGAACGAGGAGTCGTTCTGGTCGTTTGTCCCGCGGCAGTTCAACCTGTACCGCATGTCGCTCGCGGGGACGCTGGAAGGGCTGACGGTCCCGGTGCGCCGCGTCGCGACCGTCACGCCCTACGTGCTGGGATCGGCGACGCGCGACTTCGTCTCGCAGGTCAAGGCGAAGTACCCGGTGGAGTGGGGGGCCGACATGAAGTACGGCCTCACGCCAAGCCTCACGCTCGACCTCACGTACAACACCGACTTCGCCCAGGTGGAGGTGGACGAGCAGCGCACGAACCTTACGCGCTTCCCGCTCTTCTTCCCCGAGAAGCGTCCCTTCTTCCTCGAGAACGCCGGCGTCTTCTCCGCCGGCACGCCGCAGGCGGTCGACCTCTTCTTCAGCCGCAAGATCGGGATCGACAACGGGACGCCGGTTCCGATCATCGGCGGCGGG
This DNA window, taken from Gemmatimonadaceae bacterium, encodes the following:
- a CDS encoding carbohydrate binding family 9 domain-containing protein, giving the protein MHLLAFRPGATLAPLALACLLSLAAPRVAHAQEITPTAANRPLRTARVGAAHTITKAPVIDGRLDDAEWKDGEPFRGFVQREQSEGAPATERTEIRFLTDGEALYIGAWLYDREPSGIVPGEKVRDVTLTNSDYVAIMLDTFHDKQNGFLFATTPAGIEYDGQIIREGEGGGVMQSGQNRMQAGSMGGFNLNWDGSWRVATSSDSLGWYAEFRIPFSTLRYGGAAVQTWGLNVARMIRRKNEESFWSFVPRQFNLYRMSLAGTLEGLTVPVRRVATVTPYVLGSATRDFVSQVKAKYPVEWGADMKYGLTPSLTLDLTYNTDFAQVEVDEQRTNLTRFPLFFPEKRPFFLENAGVFSAGTPQAVDLFFSRKIGIDNGTPVPIIGGGRLTGRVGSTTVGAMQIFTDQSPAGTVSGQSYTVLRALREVSRRGRIGVIGVQRQSTDSSGSYNRTIGLDGRIGLGDAWTIDWWGAGTQTPGKTGDDLGYSARAAYTTRDWNNNVRFLQIGEDFNPEVGFLGRTAGYRYYEVGLMRYVRKKEWEWFRQWNPHITYRGYYGTDGFFQSAQYHVDFSEIEFSNGGRFGPEFNAYHEGLQEPFAIAENVILQPGGYDWSSIGLDWSTDPSSALSMVLRGDFGPFYTGTRNGGTLTVTARKGATISSSLLLDYQDVKLDEGAFTRSLIGIKGAYFFTPRIFLQTLTQFNNQQKVWTANLRFGWLNTAGTGLFVVFNDGELADSFFSWQRPRSRSLVIKYTKQFGTGT